One region of Microbacterium sufflavum genomic DNA includes:
- a CDS encoding cytochrome c oxidase assembly protein codes for MSSRTETPSTTSAYRVAGVVILLAAGLVALVWALLIGGGAKPPLLQDPGPVVLWGTPIAKLVMNLSGALMLGSLVLALFALRAGERSFDRALNIASIGAAVFTVSAGLAGFLAFMAAFNPKLSIEREFGAQLGRFLLELPLGQSWLITTILGAVITVLAFAWRSWTPTLITALLAAVSFLPLATQGHAGDLDGHNMAVNSILLHTIGAAVWLGGLLLLVLLRGEPGIDRARLVSRYSSLAIAAFAVVALSGFTRSIVAVGSWEAVWSTPYGTIVIAKAVLLVGMGLLGAWYRARLIPKLDGDRANRWFWLLVLGEVALMGLASGAAAALARTPPPTGETAAFAQTPAQILTGSLLPPELTLARWFTAWDIDVLWLVAAGFGLFLYLAGVRRLRLRGDRWPIHRTVFWVLGMLMLVWVTGGPINAYQEYLFSVHMLGHMMLSMAIPLLLVSGAPITLALRAIHKRDDGTRGGREWIMWAVHSPFARVVTHPFVAAAIFIVSLWAFYFTDLVRWSMYEHLGHEWMVIHFLISGYLFVMSLIGADPVPYRLPYPGRLITLIAVMAMHAFFGMAIMMQEGLMVADWFGAMGRDWGADPMTDQYVGGGIAWSIGEIPTLILAITVAIQWSRSDTKLQKRRDRHADRTGDAELEEYNARLAELAARDQRAAERQAQRDRR; via the coding sequence GTGAGTTCCCGCACCGAGACGCCGAGCACGACGTCGGCGTATCGCGTCGCCGGCGTCGTCATCCTGCTGGCGGCGGGTCTCGTCGCCCTCGTGTGGGCGCTGCTCATCGGCGGCGGTGCCAAGCCGCCCCTGCTGCAGGACCCGGGGCCCGTGGTGCTGTGGGGCACGCCGATCGCCAAGCTGGTGATGAACCTCTCGGGCGCGCTCATGCTCGGGTCGCTCGTGCTCGCTCTGTTCGCACTCCGCGCGGGCGAGCGGTCGTTCGACAGGGCCCTGAACATCGCGTCGATCGGTGCCGCGGTGTTCACGGTCTCGGCCGGTCTCGCCGGCTTCCTCGCCTTCATGGCGGCGTTCAACCCGAAGCTCAGCATCGAGCGGGAGTTCGGTGCACAGCTCGGACGGTTCCTGCTGGAGCTGCCGCTCGGACAGTCGTGGCTCATCACCACGATCCTCGGCGCCGTGATCACGGTGCTCGCGTTCGCCTGGCGGTCCTGGACGCCCACCCTGATCACGGCCCTGCTCGCCGCGGTGTCGTTCCTGCCGCTGGCGACCCAGGGCCATGCGGGCGACCTCGACGGCCACAACATGGCGGTCAACTCGATCCTGCTGCACACCATCGGGGCCGCGGTGTGGCTGGGCGGCCTGCTGCTGCTGGTGTTGCTGCGCGGAGAGCCGGGCATCGACCGCGCCCGCCTGGTGTCGCGCTACTCCTCGCTCGCCATCGCCGCCTTCGCGGTCGTGGCGCTCTCCGGCTTCACACGGTCGATCGTCGCGGTGGGGTCCTGGGAGGCGGTGTGGTCGACGCCATACGGCACGATCGTCATCGCGAAGGCCGTGCTGCTGGTCGGGATGGGCCTGCTCGGCGCCTGGTACCGCGCCCGACTCATCCCGAAGCTCGACGGTGACCGCGCCAACCGCTGGTTCTGGCTGCTGGTGCTGGGCGAGGTCGCGCTGATGGGGCTCGCCTCGGGCGCCGCGGCGGCCCTCGCGCGCACCCCTCCCCCCACGGGCGAGACCGCCGCGTTCGCGCAGACCCCGGCGCAGATCCTCACCGGCTCCCTGCTTCCCCCCGAGCTCACGCTCGCGCGGTGGTTCACGGCGTGGGACATCGACGTGCTGTGGCTGGTGGCTGCCGGGTTCGGGCTCTTCCTCTACCTCGCGGGCGTGCGGCGGCTGCGGCTGCGCGGCGACCGCTGGCCGATCCACCGCACCGTCTTCTGGGTGCTCGGCATGCTGATGCTGGTGTGGGTGACGGGCGGGCCCATCAACGCGTATCAGGAGTACCTGTTCAGCGTGCACATGCTCGGGCACATGATGCTCTCGATGGCGATCCCGCTGCTGCTCGTCTCGGGTGCACCCATCACCCTGGCGTTGCGCGCGATCCACAAGCGCGACGACGGCACCCGCGGCGGCCGCGAGTGGATCATGTGGGCCGTGCACTCGCCGTTCGCGCGCGTGGTGACCCACCCGTTCGTCGCGGCCGCGATCTTCATCGTGTCGCTGTGGGCGTTCTACTTCACCGACCTGGTGCGCTGGTCGATGTACGAGCACCTCGGGCACGAGTGGATGGTCATCCACTTCCTGATCTCGGGCTACCTGTTCGTGATGAGCCTGATCGGTGCCGACCCCGTGCCGTACCGGCTGCCGTACCCCGGCCGGCTCATCACCCTCATCGCCGTGATGGCCATGCACGCGTTCTTCGGCATGGCGATCATGATGCAGGAGGGGCTGATGGTCGCCGACTGGTTCGGCGCGATGGGCCGCGACTGGGGCGCCGATCCCATGACCGATCAGTACGTGGGCGGCGGCATCGCCTGGTCGATCGGAGAGATCCCGACGCTGATCCTCGCCATCACGGTCGCGATCCAGTGGAGCCGCAGCGACACCAAGCTGCAGAAGCGTCGCGACCGGCACGCCGACCGCACGGGCGACGCCGAGCTGGAGGAGTACAACGCGCGCCTCGCCGAGCTCGCGGCGCGGGACCAGCGCGCGGCGGAGCGCCAGGCCCAGCGCGACCGGCGCTGA
- a CDS encoding HU family DNA-binding protein, which yields MADKSITKTELVASIASATGQSQATVSGVLDSLFATVSDAVAKGSKVSIPGWISFEQVDTAARTGRNPQTGAEIKIPAGKRVKVTAGSKLKAAVK from the coding sequence ATGGCTGACAAGTCCATCACCAAGACCGAGCTCGTCGCGAGCATCGCTTCCGCCACCGGCCAGAGCCAGGCCACCGTCTCCGGTGTCCTCGACTCGCTGTTCGCCACGGTCTCCGACGCTGTCGCCAAGGGCAGCAAGGTCTCGATCCCGGGCTGGATCTCCTTCGAGCAGGTCGACACCGCTGCTCGCACGGGCCGCAACCCGCAGACCGGCGCCGAGATCAAGATCCCCGCTGGCAAGCGCGTCAAGGTGACCGCCGGCTCCAAGCTCAAGGCTGCCGTCAAGTAA
- the rpsN gene encoding 30S ribosomal protein S14: MAKKSKIARNEQRKVIVERYAERRAELKKTLVDPNATDEAREAARVGLQKLPRNASPARVRSRDVIDGRPRGVLTKFGISRVRFRDMAHRGELPGVTKSSW, encoded by the coding sequence ATGGCTAAGAAGAGCAAGATCGCGCGCAACGAGCAGCGCAAGGTCATCGTCGAGCGCTACGCCGAGCGTCGTGCCGAGCTGAAGAAGACCCTGGTCGACCCGAACGCCACCGACGAGGCCCGCGAGGCCGCTCGCGTCGGCCTGCAGAAGCTGCCGCGCAACGCCTCGCCGGCTCGCGTGCGTTCGCGCGACGTCATCGACGGCCGCCCCCGCGGTGTCCTCACGAAGTTCGGCATCTCGCGTGTCCGCTTCCGTGACATGGCACACCGTGGCGAGCTGCCCGGCGTGACCAAGTCGAGCTGGTAA
- the rpmG gene encoding 50S ribosomal protein L33 — MAKKAQDVRPIIKLRSTAGTGYTYVTKKNRRNTPDRLVLKKYDPVIRQHVEFREER, encoded by the coding sequence ATGGCCAAGAAGGCTCAGGACGTCCGTCCGATCATCAAGCTGCGTTCCACGGCGGGTACGGGTTACACGTACGTGACCAAGAAGAACCGCCGCAACACCCCCGACCGCCTCGTGCTGAAGAAGTACGACCCGGTCATCCGTCAGCACGTCGAATTCCGAGAGGAGCGTTGA
- the rpmB gene encoding 50S ribosomal protein L28 yields MAAVCQVTGAVPGFGHNVSHSHRRTKRRFDPNVQKKTYFVPSLGRKITLNVSAKGIKVIDARGIENVVKDLQAKGVKL; encoded by the coding sequence ATGGCAGCAGTGTGCCAGGTGACCGGAGCTGTTCCCGGCTTCGGTCACAACGTCTCGCACTCGCACCGCCGGACGAAGCGCCGCTTCGACCCGAACGTGCAGAAGAAGACCTATTTCGTGCCCTCGCTCGGTCGTAAGATCACGCTCAACGTGTCCGCCAAGGGCATCAAGGTGATCGACGCGCGCGGCATCGAGAACGTCGTCAAGGACCTCCAGGCGAAGGGTGTGAAGCTCTAA
- a CDS encoding DNA-3-methyladenine glycosylase: MTRDDVMRSAVEVAPTLLGAELRTVVIEGGVPVEVRVRVTEVEAYHGQGTGDRVDPGSHARMGRTARNATMWGEPGHLYVYLSHGIHSCVNVACGPEGQGDGVLLRAGEVVAGEDAAAVRRGAPLPLGRTARRDLARGPGRLGQAVGLRHALHDGIDAVTGAEHNGARAELWLGAPVADVSQGPRVGVAGLAGTDAFPWRFWIPDDPTVSAFRWGRGAAEAAALGATLPVLD; encoded by the coding sequence GTGACCCGCGACGACGTGATGCGCTCCGCCGTCGAGGTGGCGCCCACCCTGCTCGGCGCGGAACTGCGCACCGTGGTGATCGAGGGCGGTGTGCCGGTGGAGGTCCGCGTGCGCGTCACCGAGGTCGAGGCGTATCACGGGCAGGGCACGGGCGACCGCGTCGACCCCGGCTCGCACGCGCGCATGGGTCGCACCGCCCGCAACGCCACGATGTGGGGCGAGCCGGGCCACCTGTACGTCTACCTGAGCCACGGGATCCACTCGTGCGTGAACGTGGCGTGCGGTCCGGAGGGGCAGGGTGACGGGGTGCTGCTGCGCGCCGGAGAGGTGGTGGCCGGTGAGGACGCTGCGGCCGTCCGCCGCGGTGCCCCGCTCCCGCTGGGGCGAACGGCCCGACGCGACCTCGCCAGGGGGCCGGGGCGACTGGGCCAGGCGGTCGGCCTGCGCCACGCGCTGCACGATGGGATCGACGCGGTCACGGGCGCGGAGCACAACGGCGCCCGCGCGGAGCTGTGGCTCGGGGCGCCGGTCGCGGATGTGTCGCAGGGGCCGAGAGTCGGGGTCGCGGGGCTCGCGGGGACGGACGCCTTCCCGTGGCGGTTCTGGATCCCGGACGACCCGACCGTGTCGGCGTTCCGGTGGGGGCGCGGTGCCGCCGAGGCCGCGGCACTGGGGGCGACCCTGCCCGTGCTAGACTGA